In the Candidatus Omnitrophota bacterium genome, one interval contains:
- the sucC gene encoding ADP-forming succinate--CoA ligase subunit beta produces MKIHEYQAVDLFKKAGLPVLEGQVAATLEEALKIADRIGYPVVLKSQVLVGGRGKAGGIKVVKTRDDLAKLFPQLRSLVIKGYPVEKILIVRAIDIKKEFYAAVTVDPVRGDVVLIASSEGGVDIEETAKTHPEKIQKYYLEGQKRIDPARWPAFIKAVFADKGSQEQGTKIFEGILKVFFQYDCSLAEVNPLVIDAKGDWYAADAKINFDDNGLFRHEELVALRDMRYEDPDEIEAKDHNLSFVKMDGNVGCVVNGAGLAMATMDVTKILGGDPANFLDVGGSSNPEKVLSAMKIILRNPKIKAILINIFGGITRCDDIANGIIAARQQLKISVPLVVRLAGTNEKEARDILEPTAIHAYSSMREAVQQAVALAK; encoded by the coding sequence ATGAAAATCCACGAATATCAAGCCGTTGACCTTTTTAAAAAAGCCGGGCTTCCCGTGCTGGAAGGCCAGGTCGCGGCCACCCTCGAAGAGGCCCTGAAGATCGCGGACAGGATCGGGTATCCCGTGGTTCTCAAGTCCCAGGTCCTGGTCGGCGGCCGCGGCAAGGCTGGCGGCATCAAGGTCGTCAAGACCAGGGACGATCTCGCCAAATTGTTCCCGCAGCTGCGCAGCCTTGTCATCAAAGGCTACCCGGTCGAGAAGATCCTGATCGTCCGCGCCATCGATATCAAAAAAGAATTTTACGCGGCCGTGACGGTCGATCCTGTGCGCGGCGACGTGGTCCTGATCGCCAGCTCCGAAGGCGGGGTGGACATCGAGGAAACCGCCAAGACCCATCCGGAAAAGATCCAGAAATATTATCTCGAGGGGCAGAAACGCATCGACCCGGCCCGTTGGCCCGCGTTTATCAAGGCGGTCTTTGCCGACAAAGGATCCCAGGAGCAGGGGACGAAGATCTTTGAAGGGATTTTGAAGGTATTTTTTCAGTATGACTGCTCCCTGGCCGAGGTGAATCCTCTGGTGATCGATGCCAAAGGGGATTGGTATGCGGCCGATGCCAAGATCAATTTCGACGACAACGGGCTGTTCCGCCACGAGGAGCTCGTTGCTTTGCGCGACATGCGTTATGAGGACCCGGACGAGATCGAGGCCAAGGACCACAATCTGAGCTTTGTCAAGATGGACGGCAATGTCGGCTGTGTGGTCAACGGCGCGGGTCTGGCCATGGCAACTATGGACGTGACCAAGATCCTGGGCGGCGATCCGGCGAATTTCCTGGATGTCGGCGGGAGCTCCAATCCGGAGAAGGTCCTCAGCGCCATGAAGATCATTCTGAGGAACCCCAAGATCAAGGCGATCCTGATCAATATTTTCGGCGGGATTACCCGTTGCGACGACATCGCCAACGGCATCATCGCCGCGCGCCAGCAGCTCAAGATCAGCGTGCCGCTGGTGGTGCGGCTGGCCGGGACCAACGAGAAAGAGGCCAGGGATATCCTGGAGCCCACCGCGATCCACGCGTATTCGTCCATGCGCGAGGCCGTCCAGCAGGCGGTGGCATTGGCGAAATGA
- a CDS encoding AAA family ATPase translates to MKNVFVSSIYQNAGKTTLSLGLYKVFVERGLATAFMKPLGQQTVVVKEHNIDKDTYLIGEVYHCRRQYKEMSPVTIGPGFTEEYIFKPNNDVLRAKIEKSFKSLTRGKDAIIIEGTGHAGVGSVIDLSNADVAAMLGSKVIIVSEGGIGRSIDEIMLNKALFDLKHVEVVGVVVNKVLPEKYDKVKKALAQGLKNKGIRLLGVLPLDLILKAPTIEHLMSRLSLKLLSGKSRLNSHVHATIVAAMEPHNMVNYLKANTLVLTSGDRVDNIMVAVTSHLINPGKRGQISGIILTGGLMPNEKIMDLLKKSRIPVLITNDDTFTIAGKIENLICKIQKQDKDKIAEACQLIKQHVDVDTILNAL, encoded by the coding sequence ATGAAAAACGTCTTTGTTTCGTCCATCTATCAGAACGCCGGCAAGACAACGCTGTCGCTGGGGCTTTACAAGGTCTTTGTGGAGCGCGGCCTGGCCACGGCTTTTATGAAGCCGCTGGGCCAGCAGACGGTTGTCGTCAAAGAGCACAACATCGACAAGGACACCTACCTGATCGGCGAGGTCTACCACTGCCGCCGCCAATATAAGGAAATGAGTCCGGTCACCATCGGCCCCGGGTTCACCGAGGAGTATATCTTCAAGCCGAACAACGACGTTTTGCGCGCCAAAATCGAGAAATCGTTCAAGAGCCTGACCCGCGGCAAGGACGCCATCATCATTGAAGGCACCGGCCACGCGGGCGTGGGATCGGTCATCGATCTCTCCAACGCGGACGTGGCCGCGATGCTCGGCTCCAAGGTCATCATCGTCAGCGAAGGCGGGATCGGCCGCAGCATCGATGAGATCATGTTGAACAAGGCGCTTTTCGACCTGAAGCATGTCGAGGTTGTCGGCGTGGTGGTCAACAAGGTCCTCCCGGAAAAATACGACAAGGTCAAAAAGGCCCTGGCCCAGGGCTTGAAAAACAAGGGCATCCGGCTGCTGGGCGTTCTCCCCCTGGATTTGATCCTGAAGGCGCCGACCATTGAGCATCTCATGAGCCGTCTCAGCCTGAAACTGCTGAGCGGCAAGAGCCGCCTGAATTCCCATGTCCACGCCACGATCGTCGCGGCCATGGAACCGCACAACATGGTCAATTATCTGAAGGCCAATACCCTGGTGCTGACCTCCGGCGACCGGGTGGACAACATCATGGTGGCGGTGACGTCGCACCTGATCAACCCCGGTAAGCGCGGGCAGATCTCGGGCATCATCCTCACCGGCGGGCTCATGCCCAACGAGAAGATCATGGATTTGCTGAAGAAGAGCCGGATCCCGGTCTTGATCACCAATGACGACACATTTACGATCGCCGGTAAGATCGAAAATTTGATTTGCAAGATCCAGAAGCAGGACAAGGACAAGATCGCCGAGGCCTGCCAGCTCATCAAGCAGCACGTGGATGTGGACACGATTTTGAATGCGCTGTGA
- a CDS encoding Na(+)-translocating NADH-quinone reductase subunit A: MDTIHIRQGRNIKIKGAASKEIAAAPLPSKVGVYPSDFRGMHWRPVVKEGDAVKVGAPLLEDKAHPQIKIVSPASGRVSAVNRGEKRVLLSIVVDTDGRQEAAVHAKYSPDQLRSLSRDNVIQQLLVSGVWACIRQRPFSRIASLSDTPKSIFVRAMSTDPLALDVDFVLQGREQEFQAGLDILCKLTKGDVHVCCDAKASSRALTQARNVKIHGFSGPHPAGNISTHIHYVDPVRKGDIVWYLGAEDVLRIAALFTRGVFSPERIVAVAGEGVDRRVYLKTVIGAPVSSLVGGRVKESLRYISGSVLSGASVGPNGFLGFYDTQLTVIPEGGKRRFLGWITPGFGSYSFSKTFASSFLPDREVALDTDTNGSERAVVLNEVYDAYVPLDIMTFFLMRAVIAGDIEEAENLGILECDEEDFALCTFACPSKVDVGGIIRGGLDLIEKEG; the protein is encoded by the coding sequence ATGGATACCATTCATATCCGCCAAGGGCGGAACATCAAGATCAAGGGGGCCGCGTCCAAAGAGATCGCCGCTGCCCCTTTGCCCTCGAAGGTCGGGGTTTACCCGTCGGACTTTCGCGGCATGCACTGGCGCCCTGTTGTCAAGGAAGGAGATGCCGTCAAGGTCGGCGCGCCGCTTCTTGAGGACAAGGCCCATCCGCAGATCAAGATCGTTTCTCCGGCGAGCGGCCGCGTGTCAGCGGTCAACCGCGGAGAGAAACGGGTCCTGCTGTCGATTGTCGTCGATACGGACGGCAGGCAGGAAGCGGCCGTTCATGCCAAATATTCTCCTGATCAGCTTCGTTCCCTCTCCCGCGATAACGTGATCCAGCAGCTTTTGGTTTCCGGCGTTTGGGCCTGCATCCGCCAGAGGCCGTTTTCCAGGATCGCCAGTCTTTCCGATACCCCGAAATCCATTTTTGTCCGCGCCATGAGCACGGATCCCCTGGCCCTTGACGTAGATTTTGTCCTGCAGGGCCGCGAACAGGAGTTCCAGGCCGGCCTGGACATCCTGTGCAAGCTGACCAAGGGTGATGTCCATGTCTGCTGCGACGCCAAGGCGTCTTCCAGGGCCCTGACCCAGGCCCGGAACGTGAAAATCCATGGATTTTCCGGGCCGCATCCCGCTGGTAACATCAGCACCCACATTCATTATGTTGATCCTGTCCGTAAAGGCGACATTGTCTGGTATCTCGGAGCCGAGGACGTCTTAAGGATCGCGGCGTTATTCACCCGGGGCGTTTTTTCTCCGGAGCGTATTGTGGCCGTGGCAGGGGAGGGTGTTGATCGCAGAGTTTATCTGAAAACCGTCATCGGCGCGCCGGTCAGCAGTCTGGTCGGCGGCCGCGTGAAGGAGAGCCTTCGCTATATATCCGGCAGCGTCCTGTCCGGGGCCAGCGTCGGCCCCAACGGATTTCTTGGATTTTATGATACCCAGCTCACCGTGATCCCCGAAGGCGGCAAACGCCGTTTCCTGGGCTGGATCACGCCGGGATTTGGATCTTACAGTTTTTCAAAGACTTTCGCGTCTTCTTTTCTGCCGGACCGCGAGGTTGCCCTGGATACGGACACCAACGGCAGTGAACGCGCGGTGGTCCTAAACGAAGTTTACGATGCGTATGTTCCCCTGGACATCATGACGTTCTTTTTGATGCGCGCCGTGATCGCCGGGGATATTGAGGAAGCGGAGAACCTGGGCATCCTCGAGTGTGATGAGGAGGATTTTGCGTTGTGCACGTTCGCCTGTCCGTCCAAGGTGGACGTGGGCGGGATCATCCGCGGCGGACTGGATTTAATAGAGAAGGAAGGGTAA
- the nqrC gene encoding NADH:ubiquinone reductase (Na(+)-transporting) subunit C, whose amino-acid sequence MIDLKSNRYTFLFAVIVCVVSGVMLSAVSEGFRARQELNMAMDVKKNILKAVVLKEPIPPKAAQQDILKVFESKIEEHVIDGQGNVMEGRKPADIKDRETGVYPMYIYKEDARIMAYAFPIVGQGLWSTLYGYLALEPDAVTVRGITFYKHGETPGLGGEIEKDWFQNNFKGKKVWSIKESKLTPIVVLKGRVVDHAHGDSAEHSVDGITAATLTGNGVTEMMDKWLRIYEPYLSKARKR is encoded by the coding sequence GTGATAGACTTAAAAAGTAACCGTTATACGTTCCTGTTCGCGGTCATTGTCTGCGTGGTCAGCGGGGTCATGCTGTCCGCGGTGTCCGAGGGGTTCCGCGCGCGCCAAGAATTGAACATGGCCATGGACGTCAAAAAGAACATCCTGAAGGCCGTTGTTCTGAAAGAGCCCATCCCGCCCAAGGCCGCGCAGCAGGACATTTTAAAGGTCTTTGAGTCAAAGATCGAAGAGCATGTGATTGACGGCCAGGGGAATGTCATGGAAGGCCGCAAACCGGCGGATATCAAAGACCGGGAAACCGGCGTGTATCCGATGTATATTTATAAGGAAGACGCCCGGATAATGGCTTACGCGTTTCCCATTGTCGGCCAGGGGTTGTGGTCCACCCTGTATGGTTACTTGGCCCTGGAGCCCGATGCCGTGACGGTCAGAGGGATTACTTTTTATAAACACGGCGAGACCCCAGGCCTTGGCGGCGAGATTGAAAAGGACTGGTTTCAGAACAATTTCAAGGGTAAAAAAGTCTGGTCCATCAAAGAGAGCAAATTGACGCCGATCGTGGTCCTGAAGGGAAGGGTTGTGGACCATGCCCACGGAGATTCTGCGGAACATTCCGTGGACGGCATCACGGCCGCGACCCTGACCGGCAACGGCGTCACGGAGATGATGGACAAATGGTTGCGGATCTATGAGCCGTATTTGAGCAAGGCACGGAAGAGGTAG
- a CDS encoding thiolase family protein produces the protein MGKSSSVYLVDGVRTPIGSPFKSLREFSAAKLSALVLKELVRRNRIAPDQIQEVIWGNVVSAGTGQNFAREAVIAAGFPPSLPAYLINNVCGAGLQALVLASRAIRSGDGDCFVVGGAESVSNAPGLNLEGFDPNHPDPSKQVKSSVHDGLLCQMTGRRMGELCEATARKSRISREDQDRFALESHRKAVAAQEQGKFAREIIPCRTADGKVVERDERPRKNLTIERLEALKPAFDPAGTLTAGNSSIPCDAAGGALVVSEDFAGKNRLKPLARVLGYSSIAVDPAEVFTCGPAVVRSCLKNAGMELKDIDLFEISEAFAAQMIHTVRGLEIPESKINIWGGDVALGHPLGAAGARVLVTLMHALVDQQKARGLACVCFGGGGAMAVAVERLA, from the coding sequence GTGGGAAAGAGTTCATCGGTCTATCTGGTTGACGGGGTCCGGACGCCCATCGGCAGTCCGTTCAAGTCCCTGCGGGAATTTTCCGCGGCAAAGCTGTCGGCGCTGGTGCTGAAGGAGCTTGTGCGGCGAAACCGGATCGCCCCGGACCAAATCCAGGAAGTCATCTGGGGCAACGTCGTTTCCGCAGGCACAGGGCAGAACTTCGCGAGGGAGGCTGTGATCGCCGCCGGATTCCCGCCGTCCTTGCCGGCGTATCTGATCAATAATGTCTGCGGGGCCGGGCTGCAGGCGCTTGTCCTGGCGTCCCGCGCTATCCGGTCCGGAGACGGAGATTGTTTTGTGGTCGGCGGGGCGGAGAGCGTGTCTAACGCGCCGGGGCTGAATCTTGAGGGATTCGACCCTAACCATCCGGATCCTTCTAAACAAGTTAAAAGTTCGGTCCATGACGGGCTTCTGTGCCAGATGACGGGCCGAAGGATGGGGGAACTTTGCGAGGCCACGGCCCGCAAGTCCCGCATCTCGCGCGAGGACCAGGACCGGTTCGCTCTGGAAAGCCATCGCAAGGCCGTTGCCGCCCAGGAGCAGGGAAAGTTTGCGCGGGAGATCATTCCTTGCCGGACAGCCGACGGGAAAGTTGTTGAACGGGACGAACGGCCGCGGAAGAATCTGACCATTGAGAGATTGGAGGCCCTGAAGCCGGCTTTTGATCCCGCGGGGACGTTGACCGCGGGAAACTCTTCGATCCCCTGCGACGCGGCCGGCGGTGCGCTGGTCGTTTCCGAGGATTTTGCCGGGAAAAACCGGCTGAAACCTCTGGCGCGGGTCTTGGGTTACAGTTCGATCGCCGTTGATCCGGCCGAGGTGTTCACATGCGGCCCTGCGGTTGTCCGTTCGTGCCTGAAAAACGCCGGGATGGAATTAAAAGACATCGATCTTTTCGAGATCAGCGAGGCCTTTGCCGCGCAGATGATCCACACGGTCCGGGGCCTGGAAATCCCGGAAAGTAAAATTAATATTTGGGGTGGAGACGTGGCCCTGGGGCATCCGCTCGGAGCGGCCGGCGCAAGGGTGTTGGTGACCTTGATGCACGCGCTTGTCGACCAGCAGAAGGCGCGGGGCCTGGCTTGCGTCTGCTTCGGAGGGGGCGGGGCCATGGCCGTGGCGGTGGAACGGCTGGCGTAA
- the nqrE gene encoding NADH:ubiquinone reductase (Na(+)-transporting) subunit E, which yields MVHYVNLAIKAIFVENILLAFFLGNCSYIACSKKIDTAIGLGIAVIFVTLICTPACWAIKNFLLAKGALGWAGLPGVDLSFLVFIAFIAVIAAMTQIVEMVVEKVSPALYSALGIFLPLIAVNCAILGAALFMDQRNYNFLESVVFGLGGGIGWAMAIVAMAALRKKLAYSNIPAPLRGLGITMLLSGIMSMGFMCFAGIRL from the coding sequence ATCGTTCATTATGTGAATTTGGCCATCAAAGCCATCTTTGTTGAGAATATCCTTTTGGCGTTCTTCCTGGGCAACTGCTCCTATATCGCCTGTTCCAAGAAGATCGACACGGCGATCGGGCTGGGGATCGCGGTTATTTTTGTCACGTTGATCTGCACGCCGGCCTGCTGGGCCATTAAAAATTTTCTTTTGGCCAAGGGCGCGCTGGGCTGGGCCGGGTTGCCGGGCGTGGATTTGAGTTTCCTGGTTTTTATTGCGTTCATCGCCGTTATCGCGGCCATGACGCAGATCGTCGAGATGGTCGTTGAAAAGGTCAGTCCGGCGCTTTACAGCGCGCTGGGGATATTCCTGCCATTGATCGCGGTGAACTGCGCGATTCTGGGGGCGGCCCTTTTCATGGATCAGAGAAATTATAATTTTCTGGAATCGGTGGTTTTCGGTTTGGGCGGCGGGATCGGCTGGGCCATGGCCATCGTGGCCATGGCGGCGCTCCGTAAGAAGCTGGCCTACTCCAATATCCCGGCGCCGTTGCGAGGCCTGGGGATCACCATGCTGTTGTCCGGGATCATGTCCATGGGCTTCATGTGCTTTGCCGGGATCCGGCTATAA
- a CDS encoding NADH:ubiquinone reductase (Na(+)-transporting) subunit D, translated as MAEALLSKKNQKIIKDGLWDSNPISFQILGICSALAVTTQLKTAIFMSVGLTFVTSMANVVISLIRNYVPPKIRIIVQLTVVSSLVITIDQIFKAFFYDVSKQLSVFVGLIITNCIVMGRLEAFAMSNPPWKSFLDGLANGLGYSAVLILIGIVREILGSGTLLGFHVIPEAFYAHGYVNNGMMVLAPGAFFLLGIIVWIQRAISGYAEK; from the coding sequence ATGGCCGAGGCGTTATTGTCGAAGAAAAATCAGAAGATCATCAAGGACGGATTGTGGGATTCCAATCCCATTTCATTCCAGATCCTTGGCATCTGCTCAGCTCTGGCAGTCACCACGCAATTGAAGACCGCTATTTTTATGTCGGTCGGCCTGACGTTTGTCACGTCCATGGCGAACGTGGTGATTTCCCTTATCCGTAATTATGTCCCGCCGAAGATCCGTATCATCGTTCAGTTGACGGTGGTCTCGTCCTTGGTCATCACCATCGACCAGATTTTCAAGGCATTTTTCTATGATGTCAGCAAGCAGCTGAGCGTTTTCGTCGGGCTCATCATCACCAACTGCATCGTCATGGGGCGGCTGGAGGCCTTTGCCATGAGCAACCCGCCGTGGAAGTCTTTCCTGGACGGACTGGCCAACGGTCTGGGATACAGCGCGGTGTTGATCCTCATCGGGATTGTTCGGGAGATTCTCGGATCGGGGACGTTGCTGGGATTCCACGTGATCCCCGAAGCGTTTTATGCCCATGGCTACGTGAATAACGGCATGATGGTCCTGGCCCCGGGAGCGTTTTTCCTCTTGGGGATCATTGTGTGGATCCAACGGGCCATTTCGGGCTACGCTGAGAAATAA
- the sucD gene encoding succinate--CoA ligase subunit alpha: MSILVDQNTRLLVQGITGRDGSFHAQKMKEYGTNVVAGVTPGKGGQDVAGIPVFNSVQEARVKTQANTAVIYVPAKFAKDAMLEDIRAGIELIICITEGVPVLDMVEVKQAMKTSQSRLIGPNCPGLISPGKSKVGIMPGHIHKPGPIGVVSRSGTLTYEVVYNLTIAGIGQTSCVGLGGDPIIGTRFVDVLELFEKDPETKGIVMVGEIGGEDEQLAAQFIKSRITKPVAGFIAGRTAPKGKRMGHAGAIISSGDSTAEAKIEVLRKAGVAVVDLPDEIPAVFRKTLGL; the protein is encoded by the coding sequence ATGAGCATCCTTGTCGATCAAAATACGCGTTTGCTGGTCCAGGGCATCACAGGCCGTGACGGTTCGTTCCATGCCCAGAAGATGAAGGAATACGGGACCAACGTCGTGGCCGGCGTCACCCCGGGCAAAGGCGGCCAGGACGTCGCCGGAATTCCGGTGTTCAATTCCGTTCAGGAAGCTAGGGTCAAGACCCAGGCCAACACCGCCGTCATTTACGTCCCGGCCAAGTTCGCCAAGGACGCCATGCTGGAGGACATCCGCGCCGGCATTGAGCTCATTATTTGTATCACCGAGGGGGTCCCGGTCCTGGACATGGTCGAAGTCAAGCAGGCCATGAAAACTTCCCAGAGCCGGCTGATCGGCCCCAATTGCCCGGGCCTGATTTCCCCCGGAAAGTCCAAAGTCGGCATCATGCCTGGCCATATCCACAAGCCCGGCCCCATCGGCGTTGTGTCCCGCAGCGGCACGCTCACGTATGAGGTCGTATATAATCTCACCATCGCCGGCATCGGTCAGACGAGCTGTGTGGGGCTCGGGGGCGACCCCATCATCGGCACCCGTTTTGTGGACGTCCTGGAGCTGTTCGAGAAGGACCCTGAGACCAAAGGGATCGTCATGGTCGGCGAGATCGGGGGCGAGGACGAACAGCTCGCGGCCCAGTTCATCAAATCCCGGATCACCAAGCCCGTGGCCGGGTTCATCGCCGGCCGCACCGCGCCCAAAGGCAAGCGCATGGGCCATGCCGGCGCCATCATCTCCTCCGGCGACAGCACCGCTGAGGCCAAGATCGAGGTCCTGCGCAAGGCCGGCGTTGCCGTGGTCGACCTCCCCGATGAAATCCCCGCTGTTTTCAGGAAAACCCTGGGCCTATAG
- a CDS encoding NADH:ubiquinone reductase (Na(+)-transporting) subunit B, whose product MKFLEEHLKKAEHLFEKGKPLAKFYPLFEALDTFLLTPGKVTKRGPHVRDAADLKRVMVFVIIALVPATLMGMFNTGHQMLLAKGLAYDFWQCWILGAQKVLPIIIISYMAGGFWEVLFAVMRKHEINEGFLVTGLLFPLTLPPDMPLWQAAVGISFGVVFGKEIFGGTGMNVFNPALVARAFVFFAYPAQISGSNVWVAVDGFTRATPLAVAADAGRGQSAIDALQAAGYNFNNMLTGFIPGSIGETSALACLAGLIFLLITRVASWRTVAGCVLGLLAMASVFYFLKGPNQLSFFALPPHWHLVMGGFAFGAVFMATDPVSAPATQLGRWIYGFLIGVLTVLIRVVNPAYPEGVMLAILFMNIFAPLIDYFILQKHIQKRLKGVTWPVKAG is encoded by the coding sequence ATGAAATTCCTTGAAGAACACCTGAAAAAAGCCGAACACCTTTTCGAAAAGGGCAAGCCTCTGGCCAAATTTTATCCTCTTTTCGAGGCCTTGGATACGTTTCTGCTGACGCCCGGCAAGGTGACCAAGAGGGGCCCGCATGTGCGTGACGCCGCGGACCTGAAGCGCGTCATGGTTTTTGTTATCATCGCCCTGGTTCCAGCCACCCTCATGGGGATGTTCAACACCGGTCATCAGATGTTGCTGGCCAAAGGGCTGGCTTATGATTTTTGGCAATGCTGGATCCTGGGCGCGCAAAAAGTCCTTCCGATCATCATTATTTCCTACATGGCCGGCGGGTTCTGGGAAGTGCTGTTCGCGGTGATGCGCAAGCATGAGATCAATGAGGGTTTTCTCGTCACAGGGCTTTTGTTCCCGTTGACGCTTCCTCCGGACATGCCGCTGTGGCAGGCCGCGGTGGGGATATCGTTCGGGGTCGTGTTCGGCAAGGAGATTTTCGGCGGGACAGGCATGAACGTGTTCAATCCCGCGCTGGTGGCGCGGGCTTTCGTGTTCTTTGCTTATCCGGCCCAGATCTCAGGCTCGAACGTCTGGGTGGCGGTGGACGGGTTTACTCGGGCCACCCCCCTGGCCGTGGCTGCCGATGCCGGGCGCGGCCAATCGGCCATCGATGCCCTGCAGGCCGCCGGGTATAATTTTAACAATATGCTCACGGGTTTTATCCCGGGATCGATCGGGGAGACCTCGGCCCTTGCCTGCTTGGCCGGTTTGATATTTTTGCTCATCACGCGCGTTGCCAGCTGGCGGACCGTTGCCGGATGCGTCCTGGGATTGCTGGCGATGGCTTCCGTGTTTTATTTTCTCAAGGGCCCTAATCAGTTGTCGTTTTTTGCCCTGCCGCCGCATTGGCACTTGGTCATGGGCGGATTCGCCTTCGGCGCGGTGTTCATGGCCACGGACCCGGTGTCGGCCCCCGCGACCCAGTTGGGGCGGTGGATTTACGGATTTCTCATCGGGGTCCTGACAGTCCTGATCCGCGTGGTCAATCCGGCGTATCCCGAAGGCGTCATGCTGGCCATCCTGTTCATGAATATTTTTGCGCCCCTGATCGACTATTTCATTTTGCAGAAGCATATCCAGAAAAGATTGAAGGGCGTTACCTGGCCGGTCAAGGCCGGTTAA
- a CDS encoding class I SAM-dependent methyltransferase has translation MKNSDSSYFINNPVFLKYKTRMRLAPPFGREEFLKSVFVNERIVEIPFAIACLSALPKGSKILDLGCTESTFPLQAACLGYRVTGFDFRPYPYTHPSLEFVQGDIVNLPFPPASFDAVFCISTIEHIGIGFYADPLSGVDADHQAAGEAGKVLKTGGILVLTVPYGAGQANKHHRIYDQKTLAALLKDFRVQELRYFVNSRFPEGRANSWIEVGEKDAAVVESGESANGVCLVKAAKP, from the coding sequence ATGAAAAATTCGGACAGCAGTTATTTCATCAATAACCCCGTCTTTTTGAAATATAAGACGAGAATGAGGCTTGCCCCGCCGTTCGGGAGGGAAGAGTTTCTTAAATCTGTTTTCGTTAACGAGCGGATTGTCGAGATCCCGTTCGCCATCGCCTGTTTGAGCGCGCTCCCCAAAGGGAGCAAAATTCTGGACCTGGGTTGTACGGAAAGCACGTTTCCCCTCCAGGCGGCCTGCCTGGGATACCGGGTGACCGGTTTTGATTTTCGTCCTTACCCTTATACGCATCCCAGTCTGGAATTCGTCCAGGGGGACATCGTCAATCTCCCGTTTCCGCCGGCGAGCTTTGACGCGGTTTTCTGCATTTCCACCATTGAGCACATCGGGATCGGTTTTTACGCGGACCCGCTTTCTGGAGTGGACGCTGACCATCAGGCGGCCGGAGAGGCCGGGAAGGTTTTAAAAACGGGCGGGATCCTGGTCCTGACGGTCCCCTATGGCGCCGGGCAGGCCAACAAACACCACAGGATTTATGACCAGAAGACCCTGGCGGCGCTGCTCAAAGATTTTCGGGTCCAGGAACTCCGGTATTTTGTCAACTCCCGTTTCCCGGAAGGCCGGGCCAATTCCTGGATCGAGGTCGGGGAGAAAGACGCCGCGGTTGTTGAGTCGGGTGAGTCGGCCAACGGCGTGTGCTTGGTCAAGGCCGCCAAGCCCTGA